The Pseudopipra pipra isolate bDixPip1 chromosome Z, bDixPip1.hap1, whole genome shotgun sequence nucleotide sequence GGTGATGGTTTCATGAGTTTGTTTGGACATCTGTGTTTATATTACATACATGTAAATTCAATTCCAGCACAAAGAAAGGATGTTTGCTCTTCCCTCTGAATGGTGAACTTAAAATTGTTTCCTCAAAAATTCTCTCTTCTAGAGAACAGTGTGTGTATGAGTATCTGTGCCTGTTTTTAGTAACATGGGCTTTAAAAGTGTTTCAGTGAGCTTAGAGTATTTTTTAGCAGTAAATTCTTACCAcctagaattaaaaaaaacccctacctGAAGCTCACAGCTGCAAAACTAACCCTATATTAAGTGCTCAGGAAGGTGTCATACCTGTTATCTCTGCGTTCTGGATTAtattaaaatcttaaaaaatcCTGAACCATGAGAAATCTTTCTCTCCACTACTTCAGAGCTTGTTGTAGGTGTCACCTACTGAAGATGAATTCAGCTTAAGGCAAGATAGGATTTTACTGCTGTGTTTGAGCAGAGGATGGATTTAGAggatactttctttttcttcaagcCCGTTGGAAAACTGCATCTTTTCCTGCAGTAATGTTATTTTTCAGTCAGGTATTGCTAGTGTCAAATGATTTTCCAACTGCTTTATtattagaaaatattaattagcTTTGCTGATGAAGAAGGAATGGGGACAGCGGTGTCTATTGCATGAGTTGCTTGTCTTCTCTGATCTTTATGGATGGATTCCTCTCCGTTTTAGAGGATATGGGTTATGTAGCACATATTTATTAGGCCTAAACCCCCTCTAATAGTGACGTGATGATGAAGTTTTGCTCAGCTCGTCTTCCTCTGACTTCTTTCTGCAGTGTCCAGACAACACAACTTATTCCTGAGCACTGaaacaatcacagaatcccaggctagtttgggttggaagggaccttaaaactcatcccgtcccaccccctgccatgggcagggacacctcccactatcctaggtttctccaagccctgtccaacctggcccttggacacttccaaggatggggcagccacagcttctctgggcaacctttgccagggcctccccaccctcacagggaagaattccttccaatatcccatctaatcctgccctctgacagttggaagccattcccctttgtcctgtcactccaggcccttgtaaacagtctcCATGTTCCTTAGCCACTTTAGGCACTGtaaggtcaccccaaagcttctgttctccaggctgaacaatcccaactctcccagcctttcctcacagcagagctgctccatccctctgatcatcttggcatctcctctggactcgctccagcagctccatgtccttgctgtgctgggcccccagggctggaggcagctctgcaggtggggtttcacctgagggggcagaggggcagaatccccccctgccctgctgcccccactGTGGGATCAGGCCAGGGCATGGGGGGgttctgtgctgggctgtgtccagcctttcccccaccAGCACCAAGGAAACCTTCCAGCTGGAAAACTCGGCTTTGTGGCTGTGGCTCCACAGGGCATGAGAGCTGGATTTGGTagaattttgttaaaaaaagagaaaaagaccCAAATTCAACCAAACCTGTGCTCTTCCCTGTTCCTGCCCCAGTATTCCAGGTGAGTTCACCCCCAAACCTCTCTTTCCTCTGTGGAGCCGCAGTTTGGGTGTGCACATGGTGAATTTCCCGATTTTGaagatttcttttgtttcaagTCCACAACTTTTTTAGCTCAAACCTTTTTCGGTTTTGGCTTTTCCCCTCCTTGTACTAGTCGCGACATCTAGTGGCGACATGACATCATGTCAGCGCCTGACTTTGGGAAGCTGCTCTAGCTCCCTTTGAATCTTCCTCTTTGGAAGAAGGGTTGACAGTGACCATTCTGTTCCCCCCGCCAAGGAATTTTACTGGCAGCCCTTTTGCTACACAAATGTCAGCAAAGACCCTGAACCTGTTCTTAGATTGTTACTCCATTTTCATCGAAGTTATTGAATTTTCATATAAATTTCTATATAAATGAACACTAATTGAAGCAATTGAACCTTTTGGTTAATACACAGATGAACTGTGATGGCAACAACAGAATTGTTCACTCTGACTTCAGTCACATATTTTGAGGCTTTactgcactgaaaaaaacccaaaaaaatggtttttatgTATTTTGTCTAAGTAAGAAGGCAGAAAGCCCAGCCTGACTGCACAGCAGTAACATGCTGAGAGTGCACTGAATGGGTGCCTTCAAATCGGGCAGCCTTGcctaaaaaaaaacctgttaatTTGTGCTCAACACTGGGCGAAATTGTGCGGGCCAAGGCTGGATGTGTGATTCAATAATCCCTTCAGGACTCAAACCTAGCAAGGGACCAGAACTGCTGCCACGAACACCATTTCTAGCACTCCCAGTGACCATTTTTGATGTGGGGAAGGCTCACATTTTTCACAATTATGCATTAAAATCCATGGAGTTTCTCCTCCCTCTCAGCTTGCTCCAAGGGATGTTTTGATTCCTGATGAATTCAGTAGTCCCAGAGAAACATcagggtttggggtgggtttttttggccagatgtagaaataaatgtaaatttgGTTTCTATGGGTAGAGTTTTATGACTGCCTCCAGCCCCCCTCAGTAAGAAGCACAGAAGTCATTCAGAACAAAGGATTTTTTATTGACCATCTTGTCAAGACATGGGTTTATGATCTTGGTCTCTCCTTCTTGCCCTTGTACAACGCCAGCAGGGACACATTGGCCACCTTGACCACCTTGAAGCGGACCCCTGGGATGTCCCCAACGGCATGGCCCTTGCGCCCGAACCCAGCCACCAGCACCTCATCGTTCTCCTGCAAAAACCAAAACCGGGGCATGGGGAGCACAAATATCAGATCCGTGCACAAATCTGGGATTAACCACCCTCAATAAGGGCTACGCTCCACACTGTCCTTGTCTAACCACCCCAGATCAAACTTGCACACATTAAATATGAATTAACAGAGTCTTTTATTTTCCACTGCAAAATACAACTTCTAAATTAATTACCTCAATGAAGTTCAGGCAGCCATCATTGGGGACAAAGGCTGTGATTTTTTTGCCGTTCTTAATCAGCTGGACCCTGACACATTTCCTGATGGCAGAGTTGGGCTGCTTGGCTTCTACTCCACTGCAATGGAAATAAGTCAGAAAAACCCCATGTTTGATGGACCAGAAGGTTTGTTACACACCCACAAATTACTGCTTTCCTTTGTGTTCAGTGTAAGCTCATTCTGTACTTCAGAAACTCTGAGCTGGTTAGAGCCACTCAATATATGAATATAGAATATTTAATGACTAAATAAAAACCCCATGTATCATTATATAATGTATTAtctataataaatatatttaacataTATCAATATATAGACCACCACTTCCTATGCAGAGTAAAATTTTAATCACCTACAGACTAATACTAATTCAGTAAAATCCTGAAAAAGCAtaaaagaggggaaaacctCCCAAAAACTAGAAAACACTGGTCAAAAAAGAGAGCACTTGCAGCATCCCCATGAGGCTTCAAAttattaaaggcaaaaaaatctcCCAGAAGTAGGTAGGATCTTTGACACAAGACATGCAGTTTTTCTTAATGTTGTGCCAAAACCCTGATTTTTCTCAATTTATGAAAAAAAGGCGCTTTTTCTTTAAGCTTTGACTAAgttccccatttccccccacTTTTGGGAAAATTCTAATTTTTCTCCAATTCTTTccaataaaaacatattttccccTTAATTTTTGCTTAATATCCCTATTTTTTAccaatttttgaaagaaattccCGTTTTTTCCTCTAATcttaaaattaaacataaattaATTCTGGTTTTTCCCATCTCAGGAcaggagctgcatccagggggtTCTagagccccatcccaggggtCTCAGCGCCCAATTCCAGGATGCTGGACCCTTATCCCAGAGACTCTGTACCCCCATCCTAGGGGCTGTGGACCCCGAGCCCGTCTGTGCACCCACACTTTCTCGAGGACGATGCCCTTAGCGTGGGAGGCGCCGCCGAAGGGGTTGGCCTTCAATGCCGTGCCCAGGTGCGCCTTCTTGTATTGCTTGTCGTGCCACTTCTGGTCGCGGCGATGGCTGCGCAGCTTCCGAGCCGTGCGGAGGCCTCGGCACTTCCCTGCAGGAggtgaggagaagggaggatgGTGAGGAGAAGGAGGGTGAGGCGGGCCAGGCCGTGTGACGCAGTGGCGGACATGCGGCGGGTAATGGCGGCCGCGGCCCCACCGCTCTCAGCGCTGTCCGCACAGCACCCACTCGGCTGCGGGCGGGCGGGGAGTGCAGAGCCCCGCAGACCCTCCCTGGGAtccccagccccaaacccagccCCAAGCCCGCCCGCAGCCTCGGCCTCGCTCCCCGCGCTCACCCATCCTCTCCCTTCAGCCGCCGAGCGAGAAAAGAGGGAGGAGGGTCCGCGACCGCCGCCTATAGCCGCGCCCGCTAGGACCTGCCGCGGGCTGCCCGCGCCGCGCCTGACGGAAACACGCCGACCGGCACCGTGTCGGGCGGCCTGGCCGGACGTGGAGGCCGCGGGTTCTAGACCCAATCGGGCGGACGGGCACGACTtgcccctccctccccgcgGCGTTCGAGTCCCGTTTTGACTTAGAACCGGGAGAGAAAACTTTGAGACCAGtttgagcttaaaaaaaatcattactttATCCCCGGGAGCACCTCCCTGCCTGTCGTCCACACCGAGATGCGCTTCTGCAGCTTATGTATAATTTGTTCCATGAATATGTGTTTACAGTCTCAGGAGTTCACGCCTGTTCCAAAAGGCCTTATCCAtatgttaattaattaattgcatGGGGCTTATTGCACATGTTCGGGATGGGGTCTCTAGTGGTCGTTTGGGATGGTACCACAGCTTGTTTTGTCCTTACTTGCTCACAAGGACGAGTCGAGGTTGGGCCTGGTTTTATCTTGTTAGCTGTACCAGGGGAACCAGTGTCCGACCCACAGAGAGGGACTGCTGATGATTGATCTCTGCCTGAAAAGACCACCATGACGTGGGAGTCAGAGTCTCCTTGCAGGTaaaaagcaacaggacaaggggaaatgtcctcaagttgcaccaggggaggtttaggttgggttGTCTATCCCTagcacagctgcccagagcagggggagAGTCCctatccctggagggatttaaaagccttGTGGACGTAGCACTTGGAGATGTGGGTTAGTGGTcgccttggcagtgctgaggaatGGTAAGAGTCAATGGTCTGAGAGcgcttttccagcctaaatgactCTATGAGTCttatttccagcttttcataGATTCctagaatggtctgggttggaaggacctcaGACCTATcagtcccaccctctgccatgggcagggacacctttcactatcccaggttgctccaagccccatccaacctggccttggacacttccagggatggggcatcccaGCTTAAAATGCTGCATTGCCTGT carries:
- the RPS23 gene encoding small ribosomal subunit protein uS12 isoform X2, producing MWKCRGLRTARKLRSHRRDQKWHDKQYKKAHLGTALKANPFGGASHAKGIVLEKVGVEAKQPNSAIRKCVRVQLIKNGKKITAFVPNDGCLNFIEENDEVLVAGFGRKGHAVGDIPGVRFKVVKVANVSLLALYKGKKERPRS
- the RPS23 gene encoding small ribosomal subunit protein uS12 isoform X1, which produces MGKCRGLRTARKLRSHRRDQKWHDKQYKKAHLGTALKANPFGGASHAKGIVLEKVGVEAKQPNSAIRKCVRVQLIKNGKKITAFVPNDGCLNFIEENDEVLVAGFGRKGHAVGDIPGVRFKVVKVANVSLLALYKGKKERPRS